The following coding sequences are from one Gigantopelta aegis isolate Gae_Host chromosome 15, Gae_host_genome, whole genome shotgun sequence window:
- the LOC121390783 gene encoding caspase-7-like isoform X2, which translates to MSQRPLEDSGGRSHTNIINCNNVIVAGTIQCANVVVGGAQGVRVSPKTAHKDLTDEYYKMDANPKGLCLIIQNENFSGGDIRKGAHKDLERMENLFKKLEFDVKVSPDRTANEMKDDMATEARHFKADFDCLVCIIMSHGEDGLLFGTDLEYVKVNDLSSYFQPDRCKNLIDKPKIFFIQACRGEKWQVGRTKYDSTITSDVKAEKDSPGEVELDTVGAQSQLPAGIPNEKDFMFGYATVPGYGAVRDENSGCWYIQALADVFEKYADSQ; encoded by the exons ATGTCACAAAGACCACTTGAAGATTCAG GAGGCAGATCACACACCAACATCATCAACTGCAACAACGTAATTGTGGCTGGCACGATTCAGTGTGCAAATGTGGTAGTGGGTGGTGCTCAAGGGGTTAGAGTGAGTCCCAAAACAG CACACAAAGATTTGACTGACGAATATTATAAAATGGATGCCAATCCAAAAG GTCTCTGTCTTATCATTCAGAACGAGAATTTCTCTGGAGGTGACATAAGGAAAGGAGCTCACAAAGATTTAG AGAGAATGGAGAACCTATTCAAAAAACTGGAATTTGACGTCAAAGTGTCACCTGATCGGACAGCAAACGAGATGAAGGATGACATGGCGACGGAAGCCCGTCATTTTAAAGCCGACTTCGACTGCCTCGTGTGCATCATCATGTCACACGGCGAGGACGGCCTGCTGTTCGGTACTGACCTGGAGTACGTCAAGGTGAATGATCTGTCGAGCTATTTCCAGCCAGACAGGTGTAAAAACCTCATCGACAAGCCGAAGATCTTCTTTATCCAGGCGTGCCGAGGCGAGAAATGGCAAGTCG GGCGTACTAAGTATGATTCGACCATTACCAGTGATGTCAAAGCGGAGAAGGATTCGCCGGGGGAAGTAGAGCTAGACACTGTGGGTGCGCAATCACAGCTTCCGGCAGGGATCCCGAACGAGAAGGATTTCATGTTCGGGTACGCCACCGTGCCCGGGTACGGGGCAGTGCGGGACGAAAACAGCGGCTGTTGGTACATACAGGCTCTAGCAGACGTGTTCGAGAAATATGCAGACAg CCAATGA
- the LOC121390783 gene encoding caspase-3-like isoform X1, whose product MSQRPLEDSGGRSHTNIINCNNVIVAGTIQCANVVVGGAQGVRVSPKTAHKDLTDEYYKMDANPKGLCLIIQNENFSGGDIRKGAHKDLERMENLFKKLEFDVKVSPDRTANEMKDDMATEARHFKADFDCLVCIIMSHGEDGLLFGTDLEYVKVNDLSSYFQPDRCKNLIDKPKIFFIQACRGEKWQVGRTKYDSTITSDVKAEKDSPGEVELDTVGAQSQLPAGIPNEKDFMFGYATVPGYGAVRDENSGCWYIQALADVFEKYADSEDLNSMMTRVNAIVNEQRITKKGSAPVVQTPVYHNALTKKVVFY is encoded by the exons ATGTCACAAAGACCACTTGAAGATTCAG GAGGCAGATCACACACCAACATCATCAACTGCAACAACGTAATTGTGGCTGGCACGATTCAGTGTGCAAATGTGGTAGTGGGTGGTGCTCAAGGGGTTAGAGTGAGTCCCAAAACAG CACACAAAGATTTGACTGACGAATATTATAAAATGGATGCCAATCCAAAAG GTCTCTGTCTTATCATTCAGAACGAGAATTTCTCTGGAGGTGACATAAGGAAAGGAGCTCACAAAGATTTAG AGAGAATGGAGAACCTATTCAAAAAACTGGAATTTGACGTCAAAGTGTCACCTGATCGGACAGCAAACGAGATGAAGGATGACATGGCGACGGAAGCCCGTCATTTTAAAGCCGACTTCGACTGCCTCGTGTGCATCATCATGTCACACGGCGAGGACGGCCTGCTGTTCGGTACTGACCTGGAGTACGTCAAGGTGAATGATCTGTCGAGCTATTTCCAGCCAGACAGGTGTAAAAACCTCATCGACAAGCCGAAGATCTTCTTTATCCAGGCGTGCCGAGGCGAGAAATGGCAAGTCG GGCGTACTAAGTATGATTCGACCATTACCAGTGATGTCAAAGCGGAGAAGGATTCGCCGGGGGAAGTAGAGCTAGACACTGTGGGTGCGCAATCACAGCTTCCGGCAGGGATCCCGAACGAGAAGGATTTCATGTTCGGGTACGCCACCGTGCCCGGGTACGGGGCAGTGCGGGACGAAAACAGCGGCTGTTGGTACATACAGGCTCTAGCAGACGTGTTCGAGAAATATGCAGACAg CGAGGACCTAAACAGCATGATGACTCGTGTAAACGCCATTGTGAACGAACAGAGAATTACCAAAAAGGGAAGCGCACCAGTTGTTCAAACACCAGTCTATCACAACGCACTCACGAAGAAAGTCGTCTTCTACTAG